One window of Macadamia integrifolia cultivar HAES 741 unplaced genomic scaffold, SCU_Mint_v3 scaffold23, whole genome shotgun sequence genomic DNA carries:
- the LOC122066216 gene encoding uncharacterized protein LOC122066216 isoform X2, with amino-acid sequence MFHQKLKFILDDKLVTILVDLEFVNVLAFTGNEWQIQDELRNPELEKELEKRIRRRRDSSIDKDKYQDNTRDSNDRRLSSRDDNAKNGKYKDETLKDGRYRDKYQEEPDRDRRHRDDKHRDERSTRDQTNNRSEHFRDDSDRHKKPKPYDSDHGGTHLDDRGSRYKDSQGKKRSCDENEDHTDVKSRSSKEHRSVVEKKSSSSKAELNADGGKSQSCHVGDSLATNNRRKSSPSTSAHVAKDQHRSNTKQAASRYRDSEERFRPNVKTSTRDVTGGSAVQERTFEARSLDKKDDSHLVEPLNERSPRSDHQVSPILLMEKSPSSTSMDRRYSDRAGARRSLDVEDTGHRSTGSKDARDYTSNEERGSRELPLEKPTVDEYSQTGDTVSVTSSFSRIGHLPSISPSILPPPPPVRAGVDSPSVLGSSEQESRGKSTNRFKRSGEPSVGRVQGNTWKGVTNWSSPVANGYIPFPHRPPPGAFHPVMQRFPASPIFGVRPSMELNHAGIPYHIPDADRFSGHGRPFGWRTPADESCPPHLHGWDASNGALGNDPHMYGRPDWDQNRHLMSVGADMWKGQNGNMNMELSTVSLKEDYIPHAPPEEIWPGQPGQRSRNERNRPGPRAESIEIKTTSSTPAPKDAAKARSKIIEEETPQPSKISSDDGAHFCNVYLAKLDISADLTHPELYDRCMALLDIEEKTTDSEDATKHVHPDLEVGAGVNFHSTSLCASLFPAIKDSVFQRAMALYKESGERAKVNALRSPESEPLKVQIPFGERLEHLPISNEVVEGPVSASNREEVEGPVPTSEVREAEDSIPASKQGKVEEPIPASSEEKFDEMQVLISALADEKGEEPIPIPGEDKSEEMFLKSNHDGVNIVGSTYQEESEEAVGDHFSSLENASLVARKDNDMNGTNSPRVSPHANSAEERQGFGDLICGPVGFSHGSEACEALTPESIERGLVNLSRIHHSPESTH; translated from the exons ATGTTTCACCAAAAGCTTAAGTTTATACTTGACGACAAACTGGTGACGATATTGGTGGACTTAGAATTCGTCAATGTCTTGGCCTTTACGGGTAATG AGTGGCAAATACAAGATGAACTGCGGAATCCTGAACTCGAGAAAGAACTTGAGAAACGGATCAGGCGGCGGAGAGACAGCTCTATTGACAAGGATAAATATCAAGATAATACAAGGGATAGTAATGATAGACGATTGTCTTCCAGAGATGATAATGCCaagaatggaaaatataaaGATGAAACGCTTAAAGATGGGAGGTATAGAGATAAGTACCAAGAAGAACCAGATAGGGATCGCCGGCACCGAGATGATAAGCATAGAGATGAGCGTTCAACTAGAGATCAAACTAACAACAGGTCTGAGCATTTTAGGGATGACAGCGATCGTCATAAGAAACCTAAGCCTTACGACAGTGATCATGGTGGTACACACCTTGATGATCGAGGATCTAGGTATAAAGATAGCCAGGGGAAGAAGAGATCTTGTGATGAGAATGAGGACCATACTGATGTTAAGTCTCGTAGTTCCAAGGAGCACCGTTCTGTTGTGGAGAAGAAATCGAGCAGTAGTAAAGCAGAGTTGAATGCTGATGGGGGGAAGTCCCAGTCATGCCATGTTGGCGACTCCCTTGCAACTAATAACAGACGGAAGAGCTCCCCAAGCACCAGTGCTCATGTTGCCAAAGATCAACATAG GAGTAACACTAAACAAGCAGCTTCAAGGTATAGAGACTCGGAAGAAAGATTCCGGCCAAATGTCAAAACTTCCACAAGGGATGTCACTGGTGGCTCTGCAGTGCAGGAAAGAACTTTTGAGGCTCGGTCCTTGGACAAGAAAGATGACAGCCATTTGGTTGAGCCATTAAATGAAAGGTCCCCACGATCAGATCACCAGGTCTCACCTATTCTCTTAATGGAGAAATCTCCATCATCGACAAGTATGGACCGCAGATACTCAGACAGAGCTGGTGCACGGAGGAGCCTCGATGTTGAAGATACTGGACATAGGAGTACTGGTTCGAAGGATGCAAGGGATTATACCAGTAATGAAGAAAGGGGGAGCCGTGAGTTGCCCTTGGAGAAACCGACAGTTGATGAGTATTCTCAGACAGGAGACACGGTATCTGTTACTTCATCTTTCAGTAGAATCGGTCACTTGCCCAGCATCTCACCATCTATTCTTCCTCCACCACCTCCTGTCAGGGCTGGGGTTGACAGCCCATCAGTTTTGGGCTCATCTGAACAAGAAAGTAGAGGTAAATCTACTAACCGCTTCAAGAGGAGTGGAGAACCAAGTGTGGGGCGAGTGCAGGGAAATACCTGGAAGGGTGTCACAAATTGGTCTTCACCAGTAGCAAATGGCTACATTCCTTTTCCACATCGTCCACCTCCGGGAGCTTTTCATCCAGTTATGCAACGGTTTCCTGCTTCACCTATTTTTGGTGTTAGACCTTCGATGGAATTAAACCATGCGGGGATTCCTTACCATATTCCTGATGCTGACAGGTTTTCTGGTCATGGACGCCCATTTGGGTGGCGGACTCCAGCTGATGAGTCTTGTCCACCCCATTTGCATGGATGGGATGCAAGTAATGGTGCCTTGGGGAATGATCCCCATATGTATGGCAGACCAGATTGGGATCAGAACAGACACCTGATGAGTGTTGGTGCTGACATGTGGAAAGGGCAAAATGGTAACATGAATATGGAGTTGTCTACTGTATCCCTGAAAGAGGATTATATTCCACATGCCCCACCGGAAGAAATTTGGCCTGGGCAGCCAGGTCAGCGGTCTCGGAATGAGCGGAACCGTCCTGGTCCCCGTGCTGAAAGCATTGAAATAAAGACAACCAGTAGCACTCCTGCACCAAAAGACGCTGCCAAAGCTCGTTCAAAAATAATCGAGGAGGAGACTCCTCAGCCTTCTAAAATATCAAGTGATGATGGTGCTCACTTTTGCAATGTTTATCTTGCTAAGTTGGACATTTCAGCAGACCTTACCCATCCAGAGTTGTATGACCGGTGTATGGCCTTATTGGACATtgaagagaagactactgatAGTGAGGATGCTACCAAACATGTGCACCCAGATCTAGAG GTGGGTGCAGGGGTGAATTTTCATAGTACCAGTTTATGTGCTTCCCTTTTCCCTGCAATAAAGGATTCTGTTTTTCAG AGAGCCATGGCCCTCTACAAGGAGAGTGGAGAGAGAGCCAAGGTAAATGCTTTGCGATCTCCTGAATCAGAACCATTGAAGGTGCAAATTCCCTTTGGTGAGAGACTGGAACACCTTCCAATTTCCAATGAGGTGGTGGAAGGTCCTGTTTCAGCTTCTAATCGGGAGGAAGTGGAGGGGCCAGTTCCAACTTCTGAAGTACGGGAAGCAGAGGATTCGATTCCAGCTTCCAAACAAGGGAAGGTGGAGGAGCCAATTCCAGCTTCCAGTGAGGAGAAGTTTGATGAGATGCAGGTTTTGATTTCTGCTCTTGCTGACGAGAAGGGAGAGGAGCCGATACCGATCCCTGGTGAGGATAAATCAGAGGAAATGTTTCTAAAATCTAATCATGACGGAGTAAATATAGTTGGAAGTACTTATCAGGAGGAATCAGAGGAAGCAGTAGGTgatcacttctcttcccttgaaAATGCTTCACTGGTTGCCAGAAAAGATAATGACATGAATGGTACCAACAGTCCTAGAGTCAGTCCTCATGCCAATAGTGCCGAGGAAAGGCAGGGTTTTGGTGATCTTATATGTGGTCCTGTAGGTTTTTCTCATGGTTCTGAGGCATGTGAGGCATTGACGCCAGAGTCAATTGAGCGTGGGTTAGTAAATTTAAGTCGGATACATCATTCTCCTGAAAGTACACATTGA
- the LOC122066216 gene encoding uncharacterized protein LOC122066216 isoform X3 has protein sequence MFHQKLKFILDDKLVTILVDLEFVNVLAFTEWQIQDELRNPELEKELEKRIRRRRDSSIDKDKYQDNTRDSNDRRLSSRDDNAKNGKYKDETLKDGRYRDKYQEEPDRDRRHRDDKHRDERSTRDQTNNRSEHFRDDSDRHKKPKPYDSDHGGTHLDDRGSRYKDSQGKKRSCDENEDHTDVKSRSSKEHRSVVEKKSSSSKAELNADGGKSQSCHVGDSLATNNRRKSSPSTSAHVAKDQHRSNTKQAASRYRDSEERFRPNVKTSTRDVTGGSAVQERTFEARSLDKKDDSHLVEPLNERSPRSDHQVSPILLMEKSPSSTSMDRRYSDRAGARRSLDVEDTGHRSTGSKDARDYTSNEERGSRELPLEKPTVDEYSQTGDTVSVTSSFSRIGHLPSISPSILPPPPPVRAGVDSPSVLGSSEQESRGKSTNRFKRSGEPSVGRVQGNTWKGVTNWSSPVANGYIPFPHRPPPGAFHPVMQRFPASPIFGVRPSMELNHAGIPYHIPDADRFSGHGRPFGWRTPADESCPPHLHGWDASNGALGNDPHMYGRPDWDQNRHLMSVGADMWKGQNGNMNMELSTVSLKEDYIPHAPPEEIWPGQPGQRSRNERNRPGPRAESIEIKTTSSTPAPKDAAKARSKIIEEETPQPSKISSDDGAHFCNVYLAKLDISADLTHPELYDRCMALLDIEEKTTDSEDATKHVHPDLEVGAGVNFHSTSLCASLFPAIKDSVFQRAMALYKESGERAKVNALRSPESEPLKVQIPFGERLEHLPISNEVVEGPVSASNREEVEGPVPTSEVREAEDSIPASKQGKVEEPIPASSEEKFDEMQVLISALADEKGEEPIPIPGEDKSEEMFLKSNHDGVNIVGSTYQEESEEAVGDHFSSLENASLVARKDNDMNGTNSPRVSPHANSAEERQGFGDLICGPVGFSHGSEACEALTPESIERGLVNLSRIHHSPESTH, from the exons ATGTTTCACCAAAAGCTTAAGTTTATACTTGACGACAAACTGGTGACGATATTGGTGGACTTAGAATTCGTCAATGTCTTGGCCTTTACGG AGTGGCAAATACAAGATGAACTGCGGAATCCTGAACTCGAGAAAGAACTTGAGAAACGGATCAGGCGGCGGAGAGACAGCTCTATTGACAAGGATAAATATCAAGATAATACAAGGGATAGTAATGATAGACGATTGTCTTCCAGAGATGATAATGCCaagaatggaaaatataaaGATGAAACGCTTAAAGATGGGAGGTATAGAGATAAGTACCAAGAAGAACCAGATAGGGATCGCCGGCACCGAGATGATAAGCATAGAGATGAGCGTTCAACTAGAGATCAAACTAACAACAGGTCTGAGCATTTTAGGGATGACAGCGATCGTCATAAGAAACCTAAGCCTTACGACAGTGATCATGGTGGTACACACCTTGATGATCGAGGATCTAGGTATAAAGATAGCCAGGGGAAGAAGAGATCTTGTGATGAGAATGAGGACCATACTGATGTTAAGTCTCGTAGTTCCAAGGAGCACCGTTCTGTTGTGGAGAAGAAATCGAGCAGTAGTAAAGCAGAGTTGAATGCTGATGGGGGGAAGTCCCAGTCATGCCATGTTGGCGACTCCCTTGCAACTAATAACAGACGGAAGAGCTCCCCAAGCACCAGTGCTCATGTTGCCAAAGATCAACATAG GAGTAACACTAAACAAGCAGCTTCAAGGTATAGAGACTCGGAAGAAAGATTCCGGCCAAATGTCAAAACTTCCACAAGGGATGTCACTGGTGGCTCTGCAGTGCAGGAAAGAACTTTTGAGGCTCGGTCCTTGGACAAGAAAGATGACAGCCATTTGGTTGAGCCATTAAATGAAAGGTCCCCACGATCAGATCACCAGGTCTCACCTATTCTCTTAATGGAGAAATCTCCATCATCGACAAGTATGGACCGCAGATACTCAGACAGAGCTGGTGCACGGAGGAGCCTCGATGTTGAAGATACTGGACATAGGAGTACTGGTTCGAAGGATGCAAGGGATTATACCAGTAATGAAGAAAGGGGGAGCCGTGAGTTGCCCTTGGAGAAACCGACAGTTGATGAGTATTCTCAGACAGGAGACACGGTATCTGTTACTTCATCTTTCAGTAGAATCGGTCACTTGCCCAGCATCTCACCATCTATTCTTCCTCCACCACCTCCTGTCAGGGCTGGGGTTGACAGCCCATCAGTTTTGGGCTCATCTGAACAAGAAAGTAGAGGTAAATCTACTAACCGCTTCAAGAGGAGTGGAGAACCAAGTGTGGGGCGAGTGCAGGGAAATACCTGGAAGGGTGTCACAAATTGGTCTTCACCAGTAGCAAATGGCTACATTCCTTTTCCACATCGTCCACCTCCGGGAGCTTTTCATCCAGTTATGCAACGGTTTCCTGCTTCACCTATTTTTGGTGTTAGACCTTCGATGGAATTAAACCATGCGGGGATTCCTTACCATATTCCTGATGCTGACAGGTTTTCTGGTCATGGACGCCCATTTGGGTGGCGGACTCCAGCTGATGAGTCTTGTCCACCCCATTTGCATGGATGGGATGCAAGTAATGGTGCCTTGGGGAATGATCCCCATATGTATGGCAGACCAGATTGGGATCAGAACAGACACCTGATGAGTGTTGGTGCTGACATGTGGAAAGGGCAAAATGGTAACATGAATATGGAGTTGTCTACTGTATCCCTGAAAGAGGATTATATTCCACATGCCCCACCGGAAGAAATTTGGCCTGGGCAGCCAGGTCAGCGGTCTCGGAATGAGCGGAACCGTCCTGGTCCCCGTGCTGAAAGCATTGAAATAAAGACAACCAGTAGCACTCCTGCACCAAAAGACGCTGCCAAAGCTCGTTCAAAAATAATCGAGGAGGAGACTCCTCAGCCTTCTAAAATATCAAGTGATGATGGTGCTCACTTTTGCAATGTTTATCTTGCTAAGTTGGACATTTCAGCAGACCTTACCCATCCAGAGTTGTATGACCGGTGTATGGCCTTATTGGACATtgaagagaagactactgatAGTGAGGATGCTACCAAACATGTGCACCCAGATCTAGAG GTGGGTGCAGGGGTGAATTTTCATAGTACCAGTTTATGTGCTTCCCTTTTCCCTGCAATAAAGGATTCTGTTTTTCAG AGAGCCATGGCCCTCTACAAGGAGAGTGGAGAGAGAGCCAAGGTAAATGCTTTGCGATCTCCTGAATCAGAACCATTGAAGGTGCAAATTCCCTTTGGTGAGAGACTGGAACACCTTCCAATTTCCAATGAGGTGGTGGAAGGTCCTGTTTCAGCTTCTAATCGGGAGGAAGTGGAGGGGCCAGTTCCAACTTCTGAAGTACGGGAAGCAGAGGATTCGATTCCAGCTTCCAAACAAGGGAAGGTGGAGGAGCCAATTCCAGCTTCCAGTGAGGAGAAGTTTGATGAGATGCAGGTTTTGATTTCTGCTCTTGCTGACGAGAAGGGAGAGGAGCCGATACCGATCCCTGGTGAGGATAAATCAGAGGAAATGTTTCTAAAATCTAATCATGACGGAGTAAATATAGTTGGAAGTACTTATCAGGAGGAATCAGAGGAAGCAGTAGGTgatcacttctcttcccttgaaAATGCTTCACTGGTTGCCAGAAAAGATAATGACATGAATGGTACCAACAGTCCTAGAGTCAGTCCTCATGCCAATAGTGCCGAGGAAAGGCAGGGTTTTGGTGATCTTATATGTGGTCCTGTAGGTTTTTCTCATGGTTCTGAGGCATGTGAGGCATTGACGCCAGAGTCAATTGAGCGTGGGTTAGTAAATTTAAGTCGGATACATCATTCTCCTGAAAGTACACATTGA
- the LOC122066216 gene encoding uncharacterized protein LOC122066216 isoform X4: MITRALPLAVPAGDWRLPAPAEWQIQDELRNPELEKELEKRIRRRRDSSIDKDKYQDNTRDSNDRRLSSRDDNAKNGKYKDETLKDGRYRDKYQEEPDRDRRHRDDKHRDERSTRDQTNNRSEHFRDDSDRHKKPKPYDSDHGGTHLDDRGSRYKDSQGKKRSCDENEDHTDVKSRSSKEHRSVVEKKSSSSKAELNADGGKSQSCHVGDSLATNNRRKSSPSTSAHVAKDQHRSNTKQAASRYRDSEERFRPNVKTSTRDVTGGSAVQERTFEARSLDKKDDSHLVEPLNERSPRSDHQVSPILLMEKSPSSTSMDRRYSDRAGARRSLDVEDTGHRSTGSKDARDYTSNEERGSRELPLEKPTVDEYSQTGDTVSVTSSFSRIGHLPSISPSILPPPPPVRAGVDSPSVLGSSEQESRGKSTNRFKRSGEPSVGRVQGNTWKGVTNWSSPVANGYIPFPHRPPPGAFHPVMQRFPASPIFGVRPSMELNHAGIPYHIPDADRFSGHGRPFGWRTPADESCPPHLHGWDASNGALGNDPHMYGRPDWDQNRHLMSVGADMWKGQNGNMNMELSTVSLKEDYIPHAPPEEIWPGQPGQRSRNERNRPGPRAESIEIKTTSSTPAPKDAAKARSKIIEEETPQPSKISSDDGAHFCNVYLAKLDISADLTHPELYDRCMALLDIEEKTTDSEDATKHVHPDLEVGAGVNFHSTSLCASLFPAIKDSVFQRAMALYKESGERAKVNALRSPESEPLKVQIPFGERLEHLPISNEVVEGPVSASNREEVEGPVPTSEVREAEDSIPASKQGKVEEPIPASSEEKFDEMQVLISALADEKGEEPIPIPGEDKSEEMFLKSNHDGVNIVGSTYQEESEEAVGDHFSSLENASLVARKDNDMNGTNSPRVSPHANSAEERQGFGDLICGPVGFSHGSEACEALTPESIERGLVNLSRIHHSPESTH, translated from the exons ATGATCACGCGTGCCCTACCATTGGCCGTACCTGCTGGCGACTGGCGTTTACCTGCGCCTGCTG AGTGGCAAATACAAGATGAACTGCGGAATCCTGAACTCGAGAAAGAACTTGAGAAACGGATCAGGCGGCGGAGAGACAGCTCTATTGACAAGGATAAATATCAAGATAATACAAGGGATAGTAATGATAGACGATTGTCTTCCAGAGATGATAATGCCaagaatggaaaatataaaGATGAAACGCTTAAAGATGGGAGGTATAGAGATAAGTACCAAGAAGAACCAGATAGGGATCGCCGGCACCGAGATGATAAGCATAGAGATGAGCGTTCAACTAGAGATCAAACTAACAACAGGTCTGAGCATTTTAGGGATGACAGCGATCGTCATAAGAAACCTAAGCCTTACGACAGTGATCATGGTGGTACACACCTTGATGATCGAGGATCTAGGTATAAAGATAGCCAGGGGAAGAAGAGATCTTGTGATGAGAATGAGGACCATACTGATGTTAAGTCTCGTAGTTCCAAGGAGCACCGTTCTGTTGTGGAGAAGAAATCGAGCAGTAGTAAAGCAGAGTTGAATGCTGATGGGGGGAAGTCCCAGTCATGCCATGTTGGCGACTCCCTTGCAACTAATAACAGACGGAAGAGCTCCCCAAGCACCAGTGCTCATGTTGCCAAAGATCAACATAG GAGTAACACTAAACAAGCAGCTTCAAGGTATAGAGACTCGGAAGAAAGATTCCGGCCAAATGTCAAAACTTCCACAAGGGATGTCACTGGTGGCTCTGCAGTGCAGGAAAGAACTTTTGAGGCTCGGTCCTTGGACAAGAAAGATGACAGCCATTTGGTTGAGCCATTAAATGAAAGGTCCCCACGATCAGATCACCAGGTCTCACCTATTCTCTTAATGGAGAAATCTCCATCATCGACAAGTATGGACCGCAGATACTCAGACAGAGCTGGTGCACGGAGGAGCCTCGATGTTGAAGATACTGGACATAGGAGTACTGGTTCGAAGGATGCAAGGGATTATACCAGTAATGAAGAAAGGGGGAGCCGTGAGTTGCCCTTGGAGAAACCGACAGTTGATGAGTATTCTCAGACAGGAGACACGGTATCTGTTACTTCATCTTTCAGTAGAATCGGTCACTTGCCCAGCATCTCACCATCTATTCTTCCTCCACCACCTCCTGTCAGGGCTGGGGTTGACAGCCCATCAGTTTTGGGCTCATCTGAACAAGAAAGTAGAGGTAAATCTACTAACCGCTTCAAGAGGAGTGGAGAACCAAGTGTGGGGCGAGTGCAGGGAAATACCTGGAAGGGTGTCACAAATTGGTCTTCACCAGTAGCAAATGGCTACATTCCTTTTCCACATCGTCCACCTCCGGGAGCTTTTCATCCAGTTATGCAACGGTTTCCTGCTTCACCTATTTTTGGTGTTAGACCTTCGATGGAATTAAACCATGCGGGGATTCCTTACCATATTCCTGATGCTGACAGGTTTTCTGGTCATGGACGCCCATTTGGGTGGCGGACTCCAGCTGATGAGTCTTGTCCACCCCATTTGCATGGATGGGATGCAAGTAATGGTGCCTTGGGGAATGATCCCCATATGTATGGCAGACCAGATTGGGATCAGAACAGACACCTGATGAGTGTTGGTGCTGACATGTGGAAAGGGCAAAATGGTAACATGAATATGGAGTTGTCTACTGTATCCCTGAAAGAGGATTATATTCCACATGCCCCACCGGAAGAAATTTGGCCTGGGCAGCCAGGTCAGCGGTCTCGGAATGAGCGGAACCGTCCTGGTCCCCGTGCTGAAAGCATTGAAATAAAGACAACCAGTAGCACTCCTGCACCAAAAGACGCTGCCAAAGCTCGTTCAAAAATAATCGAGGAGGAGACTCCTCAGCCTTCTAAAATATCAAGTGATGATGGTGCTCACTTTTGCAATGTTTATCTTGCTAAGTTGGACATTTCAGCAGACCTTACCCATCCAGAGTTGTATGACCGGTGTATGGCCTTATTGGACATtgaagagaagactactgatAGTGAGGATGCTACCAAACATGTGCACCCAGATCTAGAG GTGGGTGCAGGGGTGAATTTTCATAGTACCAGTTTATGTGCTTCCCTTTTCCCTGCAATAAAGGATTCTGTTTTTCAG AGAGCCATGGCCCTCTACAAGGAGAGTGGAGAGAGAGCCAAGGTAAATGCTTTGCGATCTCCTGAATCAGAACCATTGAAGGTGCAAATTCCCTTTGGTGAGAGACTGGAACACCTTCCAATTTCCAATGAGGTGGTGGAAGGTCCTGTTTCAGCTTCTAATCGGGAGGAAGTGGAGGGGCCAGTTCCAACTTCTGAAGTACGGGAAGCAGAGGATTCGATTCCAGCTTCCAAACAAGGGAAGGTGGAGGAGCCAATTCCAGCTTCCAGTGAGGAGAAGTTTGATGAGATGCAGGTTTTGATTTCTGCTCTTGCTGACGAGAAGGGAGAGGAGCCGATACCGATCCCTGGTGAGGATAAATCAGAGGAAATGTTTCTAAAATCTAATCATGACGGAGTAAATATAGTTGGAAGTACTTATCAGGAGGAATCAGAGGAAGCAGTAGGTgatcacttctcttcccttgaaAATGCTTCACTGGTTGCCAGAAAAGATAATGACATGAATGGTACCAACAGTCCTAGAGTCAGTCCTCATGCCAATAGTGCCGAGGAAAGGCAGGGTTTTGGTGATCTTATATGTGGTCCTGTAGGTTTTTCTCATGGTTCTGAGGCATGTGAGGCATTGACGCCAGAGTCAATTGAGCGTGGGTTAGTAAATTTAAGTCGGATACATCATTCTCCTGAAAGTACACATTGA